A window from Labrus mixtus chromosome 14, fLabMix1.1, whole genome shotgun sequence encodes these proteins:
- the ddx52 gene encoding probable ATP-dependent RNA helicase DDX52, which yields MDAFELFRKLGSGAKFDLKRFGQDASRFKVVRSGGDASTDPLSAIDFFGTRETSRAQSGSRGLDEEECDGEECEVEEDEPAAGGKRKLKDEEGDVRTRTKKKKKKGNQVEEKAGDAPLKNTEGNDITWTSSLDRKAKNLPSDGKEKSSLKRLKHLHQEKVNRIRSQHRINVHGCDVPDPVCTFEELRSEYRLNSRVIQNLREAGLDSPTPVQMQAVPLMMHGRELLACAPTGSGKTLAFCLPLLAHLQQPANLGFRAVIISPTRELANQTYRELLRLSEGVGFRVHIIDKASLAAKKYGPQSNKKYDILVSTPNRLVFLLQQDPPALDLSSVEWLVVDESDKLFEGGKTGFREQLASVFLACSGPKVRRAFFSATCTSDVEQWCRLNLDNLVSVNIGHRNTAVESVEQELLFVGTESGKLVAMRDIIKKGFLPPMLVFVQSIDRARELFHELVYEGINVDVIHADRTQQQRDNVVNSFRSGKIWVLICTALLARGIDFKGVNLVLNYDFPTSAVEYIHRIGRTGRAGHLGKAITFFTENDKPLLRSIANVIKQAGCPVPDYMIGFKKIHSKVKRRLEKKPPKRSTICTTPRFLMKKKGNAANRGQKGEKQAGGKSGSQAAVQQPKQEKKTKGQKLKKRKKTQREAGTGKHKTETQTKESKLSGTKLKKKRNKT from the exons ATGGACGCGTTTGAGTTGTTTCGGAAACTCGGATCAGGAGCTAAATTTGACCTGAAGAGATTCGGTCAGGACGCCTCTCGGTTTAAG GTTGTTAGATCAGGAGGAGACGCGTCAACAGATCCTCTCTCTGCGATCGACTTCTTCGGCACAAGAGAAACCAGCAGAGCTCAGAGCGGCTCCAGAGGACTGGATGAGGAGGAGTGTGATGGAGAGGAGTGTGAGGTTGAAGAAGATGAGCCTGCTGCAGGAGGCAAAAGGAAGCTAAAGGATGAAGAGGGTGACGTCAGGACgaggacaaaaaagaaaaagaaaaaaggcaaccAGGTGGAGGAGAAAG CTGGTGATGCACcactaaaaaacacagaaggaaATGACATCACTTGGACCTCCTCACTGGACAGGAAGGCCAAAAACCTGCCGAGCGACGGGAAGGAAAAATCCTCACTGAAGAGGTTAAAGCACCTTCATCAGGAAAAG GTGAATCGTATTCGCTCTCAGCACCGCATAAATGTGCATGGCTGCGACGTGCCTGACCCGGTGTGCACGTTTGAGGAGCTGCGGTCAGAGTACCGTCTCAATTCGCGGGTCATCCAGAACCTCAGAGAGGCCGGGCTCGACTCGCCGACTCCCGTGCAGATGCAGGCGGTACCGCTCATGATGCAT gGTCGGGAGCTTCTGGCCTGCGCTCCCACAGGATCAGGAAAGACTTTAGCCTTCTGCCTCCCTCTGCTCGCCCACTTGCAGCAGCCGGCAAACCTGGGCTTCAGAGCTGTGATCATCTCCCCGACCAGGGAACTGGCCAACCAG acTTACAGAGAGCTGCTCCGCCTGTCAGAGGGCGTTGGATTCAGAGTTCACATCATAGACAAAGCCTCTCTGGCGGCTAAGAAGTACGGACCGCAGTCGAACAAAAAATATG ATATACTGGTCAGCACTCCAAACAGGCTCGTCTTCCTTCTCCAACAGGATCCTCCAGCTCTGGACCTCAGCAG TGTGGAGTGGCTGGTTGTCGATGAGTCTGATAAGCTGTTTGAGGGCGGTAAAACGGGCTTCAGGGAGCAGCTCGCCTCGGTTTTTCTGGCCTGTTCTGGTCCAAAGGTGCGCAGGGCTTTCTTCAGCGCCACCTGCACCTCCGATGTGGAGCAGTGGTGCCGTTTGAACCTGGACAACCTGGTGTCTGTGAACATTGGACACAG AAATACGGCGGTCGAGTCGGTTGAGCAAGAGCTGCTGTTTGTTGGGACGGAGAGCGGCAAACTTGTGGCCATGAGGGACATCATCAAAAAG ggTTTCCTGCCTCCCATGCTGGTGTTTGTTCAGTCTATAGATCGAGCGCGAGAGCTCTTCCATGAACTGGTGTACGAAGGCATCAATGTGGATGTAATCCATGCAGACCGCACACAGCAGCAG AGGGACAACGTGGTGAACAGTTTCCGCTCTGGTAAGATTTGGGTGCTGATCTGTACGGCTCTGCTCGCCAGAGGAATCGACTTCAAAGGGGTGAACCTCGTGCTGAACTATGACTTCCCCACCAGCGCCGTGGAGTACATCCACCGAATTG gtAGGACTGGGAGAGCTGGACACCTGGGGAAGGCCATCACCTTCTTCACGGAAAATGACAAGCCACTGCTGCGCAG CATCGCTAATGTCATCAAACAAGCCGGCTGTCCTGTCCCTGACTACATGATTGGCTTTAAGAAGATACACAG caAAGTGAAGCGGAGACTTGAAAAGAAGCCACCCAAGAGAAGCACCATATGCACAACTCCTCGCTTCCTAATGAAGAAAAAGGGCAATGCAGCAAATAGAGGACAGAAAGGAGAGAAGCAGGCAGGAGGGAAGAGTGGATCTCAAGCAGCGGTGCAGCAGCCAAAACAGGAGAAGAAGACCAAAGGACAGAagctaaagaaaagaaagaaaacacagagagaagcaggAACAGGAAAACACAAGACGGAAACTCAGACAAAAGAATCTAAATTATCCGgaacaaagttaaaaaa GAAAAGGAACAAGACATGA